Proteins encoded by one window of Tunturibacter psychrotolerans:
- the hflX gene encoding GTPase HflX — MAREEDLPGHAASTLDFDASRAEFEELARSAGATIAATLVQRRQRPDPSSLVGQGKLDEIVEAVASTNASLVLFDHDLTPSQLRNIESRLPCHVIDRSQLILDIFARHAKTREGQIQVELAQLEYQLPRLAGRGRAMSQLGGGIGTRGPGETQLETDRRKINLRIDHIKAQLDDVRRIRHQQRQRREAVPVPVVALVGYTNAGKSTLFNALTEAGVLESARMFATLDPKLRQLQLPSRRKILLSDTVGFIRNLPHTLVTSFRATLEEVERAEILLHVQDAASPIREEQKTQVERVLAELAVSTKPVIQVLNKVDLVPPQELAHLSSDREAIPVSSLQHTGLEQLLTAIDAALVVDPLVESSFRLPQSEGSILASLEGGAIIDEKRFEGNLVFLRARGPASLLDRYRRFRDNHDSSNQR; from the coding sequence ATGGCTCGAGAAGAAGACCTCCCGGGCCATGCAGCCTCCACCCTCGACTTCGATGCCAGCCGCGCAGAGTTCGAGGAACTCGCCCGATCAGCCGGTGCGACCATTGCCGCCACCCTCGTCCAACGTCGCCAGAGGCCCGATCCCTCCAGTCTCGTCGGTCAAGGCAAACTCGATGAAATTGTTGAGGCCGTCGCCTCCACCAACGCCTCGCTTGTCCTCTTCGACCACGACCTCACCCCCTCGCAACTCCGCAACATCGAATCCCGTCTACCCTGCCACGTCATCGACCGTTCGCAGCTCATCCTCGACATCTTCGCCCGCCACGCCAAGACCCGCGAAGGCCAGATCCAGGTAGAACTCGCCCAGCTCGAATATCAGCTGCCCCGACTGGCCGGACGCGGTCGCGCCATGTCGCAGCTGGGCGGTGGCATCGGAACCCGCGGCCCGGGCGAAACTCAGCTCGAGACCGATCGCCGCAAGATCAACCTTCGCATCGACCACATCAAGGCCCAGCTCGACGACGTCCGCCGCATTCGCCATCAGCAGCGGCAGCGCCGCGAGGCAGTCCCGGTCCCCGTTGTCGCCCTTGTCGGCTATACCAACGCCGGCAAGAGCACCCTCTTCAATGCACTCACCGAGGCTGGCGTGCTCGAATCGGCCCGCATGTTCGCTACCCTCGATCCGAAGCTCCGACAGCTGCAGCTTCCTTCCCGCCGCAAGATCCTGCTCTCCGATACCGTCGGCTTCATCCGCAACCTTCCTCACACACTCGTTACGAGCTTCCGCGCTACCCTCGAAGAGGTCGAGAGAGCCGAAATTCTTCTTCACGTCCAGGACGCCGCCAGCCCTATCCGCGAAGAGCAGAAAACTCAGGTCGAAAGAGTCTTAGCCGAGCTTGCAGTCTCGACCAAGCCCGTCATCCAGGTCTTGAACAAGGTCGATCTCGTCCCGCCCCAGGAACTCGCCCACCTCTCCAGCGATCGCGAAGCGATTCCCGTCTCCTCGCTTCAGCACACCGGCCTTGAACAACTCCTGACTGCCATCGATGCCGCGCTCGTGGTCGACCCGCTCGTCGAATCCAGCTTTCGGCTCCCGCAATCCGAAGGCTCCATCCTCGCCTCGCTCGAAGGCGGAGCTATCATCGACGAGAAACGCTTCGAAGGAAACCTCGTCTTTCTCCGAGCCCGCGGACCAGCATCCCTTCTTGACCGGTACCGCCGTTTCCGTGATAACCATGACTCTTCTAACCAGCGCTGA
- a CDS encoding bactofilin family protein, with the protein MIEANVHRTLIGKSLIIKGEVTGMEAMHIEGRVEGSIALPGQTITVGRTGQTEAQLTANEIVVLGQVRGNCQASDHLDIRSEGSMSGDAIVSRISIADGAFVKGKIDVRRS; encoded by the coding sequence ATGATAGAAGCAAACGTGCATCGGACGTTGATAGGCAAGTCTCTCATCATCAAAGGTGAGGTTACAGGTATGGAGGCTATGCATATCGAAGGCCGAGTTGAAGGCTCCATTGCGCTTCCCGGACAGACGATCACGGTGGGACGAACCGGTCAGACGGAGGCTCAGCTGACAGCCAACGAGATAGTTGTGCTTGGACAAGTTCGAGGGAACTGTCAGGCAAGCGATCACCTTGACATTCGAAGTGAGGGGTCGATGAGTGGGGATGCGATTGTATCGAGAATATCTATCGCAGATGGAGCTTTCGTCAAAGGAAAAATCGACGTTCGCCGCTCTTGA
- a CDS encoding TonB-dependent receptor gives MRTARLAPPIAFAFIACLCPAISLYAQNSSGSIRGVVLDSTKARIAGAAIEVTRPSSTQTRSVTANDQGEFRIENLAPGEWQVSVEAHGFARAAADVSVAVSTVRDIVVTLRPSHVSQSVNVTSQSSSIATQPIDLASNVHQAVVTTQDLQDMPLPGRSFANIAYLAPGTEPVEPSDPTKARITAVSTGGSSGLNNELSIDGGDNSDDWIGGFLQNFSPDSIQEFAIRTSQEDADTGGTTAGSIVITTRSGSNDWHGQAAVYERAAALNARFPIENPAPNPKQPFSRQNYVGTLSGPIVKDKFWFFTAFENVHEDASIAYSPTSITQFDALATLAAEGLIPGVTSIAVPSFVPIPFRDYFSLLRFDWSQSSRSEWFLRASNDTYTTNNNLVQQGTLPSTGLLSHNNYFSLVIGNQFTFTPTWLGKLVLDAGGLHLTQSRNSNLGFALAFPFSSTALTISGFETYGDNQFATPITYFPSLRNQQKYQLRYDMTHVQGAHTVEFGVSFIHEPVLGGAFPDNTETLYALPQNPTYYLHNEAQFSSDLINGASASNLGGGFSQNVQRLALYAQDSWHASANMTLNYGLRYSTTFGLLNGSGRTQAFNPGDITLAALGIPLVSHAPGDDHKQFAPRLGFAWSPGGTGRTVVRGGFGLYFNDLAQNGWATALQAVNSPPGPCVDPVQNPGGPENAGCIPCDAAGGTANIIDSGYRTPYAIHISGGVQHAFSASWSLSADFIHEQGNHGYRAYSYTGGTNLFTPQLPLNDPDQTTYVPDVNVFHSDNRSSYNGLLIHLQGNMSRKLSLVANYTFSKAETWGCVLGELFDYVNGVCDPLNAFGPGDYGPSGEDVRNRAVLAFTWYAPAGFQVSTLSQAESARPFTITTADNSGRIAVNGTPTSLDEFRATPYIQTDLRVSRSIRLSDRWTVMPFAEFFNLFNRNNPGANYVTNVASLPVPSAQAQAGNVSDICTNSDCTATEPITSLKQLGVSAGALGDFFGAGTTVGIPFAAQLGVRLSF, from the coding sequence ATGCGAACGGCGAGATTAGCACCCCCAATAGCGTTCGCGTTCATAGCGTGTCTCTGCCCGGCAATCTCTCTGTACGCGCAGAATTCGAGTGGAAGCATCCGCGGAGTGGTGCTGGACTCTACCAAAGCCCGCATCGCGGGCGCGGCCATCGAAGTTACGCGACCGAGTTCCACGCAAACGCGCAGCGTGACCGCGAATGATCAAGGAGAGTTCCGTATTGAGAACCTCGCCCCCGGCGAATGGCAAGTGAGCGTCGAAGCGCATGGCTTTGCGAGAGCCGCAGCGGACGTGTCCGTGGCCGTGAGCACCGTGCGCGACATCGTCGTGACACTGCGACCCTCTCATGTGAGTCAAAGTGTCAACGTCACATCGCAAAGTTCATCCATCGCCACCCAACCGATCGACCTCGCCAGCAATGTTCACCAGGCAGTGGTCACTACCCAGGACCTTCAGGACATGCCGCTGCCCGGGCGGAGTTTCGCGAACATAGCCTACCTCGCGCCCGGCACCGAGCCGGTTGAGCCATCCGACCCAACCAAAGCGCGTATCACCGCAGTCTCGACCGGGGGCAGCTCCGGCCTCAATAACGAACTCTCTATTGACGGAGGCGATAACTCCGACGACTGGATCGGAGGCTTCCTGCAAAACTTTTCTCCTGACTCCATACAGGAGTTCGCCATTCGAACCTCGCAGGAGGACGCGGACACAGGTGGCACCACCGCCGGCTCCATTGTGATCACTACGCGCAGCGGGAGCAACGACTGGCACGGCCAGGCGGCCGTCTATGAGCGCGCTGCTGCGCTCAACGCTCGCTTTCCGATCGAGAACCCCGCGCCTAACCCGAAACAGCCGTTCTCGCGGCAGAACTATGTCGGCACGCTCAGTGGCCCGATCGTCAAAGACAAGTTCTGGTTCTTCACCGCTTTCGAGAACGTCCATGAAGATGCCAGCATCGCGTACAGCCCTACCAGCATCACCCAGTTCGACGCACTGGCCACGCTGGCCGCCGAGGGGCTAATCCCCGGAGTTACGTCCATCGCCGTGCCGTCCTTCGTGCCCATCCCTTTTCGCGACTACTTCAGTCTGCTGCGCTTCGACTGGTCGCAATCGTCCAGGTCCGAATGGTTCCTCCGTGCTTCAAACGACACCTACACCACGAACAATAACCTGGTGCAGCAAGGCACGCTGCCATCGACGGGCCTGTTATCGCACAACAATTACTTCAGCCTTGTGATCGGAAACCAGTTCACATTCACGCCCACCTGGCTAGGCAAACTGGTGCTCGACGCCGGCGGACTGCACCTCACGCAATCACGCAACTCCAATCTGGGTTTTGCGCTTGCATTTCCGTTCAGTTCGACAGCCCTCACAATCTCAGGCTTTGAAACTTACGGCGACAACCAATTCGCAACTCCCATCACTTACTTCCCGTCGTTGCGCAACCAGCAAAAATACCAGCTTCGCTATGACATGACTCACGTCCAGGGCGCACACACCGTAGAGTTTGGAGTTAGTTTCATCCATGAGCCCGTCTTGGGCGGTGCGTTCCCCGACAATACCGAAACACTCTACGCACTTCCGCAAAACCCGACTTACTATCTCCACAACGAGGCCCAGTTCAGCTCAGATCTAATCAACGGCGCGTCGGCATCGAATCTCGGTGGCGGCTTTTCGCAGAATGTCCAGCGCCTCGCTCTCTACGCGCAGGACTCCTGGCACGCTTCGGCTAACATGACCTTGAACTACGGCCTGCGCTACTCGACTACTTTCGGCCTGCTCAACGGGTCCGGACGAACCCAAGCCTTCAACCCCGGCGACATCACCCTCGCCGCGCTCGGGATCCCTCTTGTCTCCCACGCCCCGGGCGACGACCACAAGCAGTTCGCGCCGCGGCTGGGCTTCGCGTGGTCACCCGGGGGCACGGGCCGCACGGTGGTGCGCGGCGGATTCGGTCTCTACTTCAACGACCTGGCGCAGAATGGTTGGGCGACCGCATTGCAGGCGGTGAATTCCCCGCCCGGCCCCTGCGTGGATCCAGTTCAGAATCCCGGAGGCCCCGAGAACGCCGGCTGCATCCCGTGCGACGCCGCCGGAGGGACCGCCAACATCATCGACTCCGGGTACCGGACCCCCTACGCGATCCATATCTCTGGAGGCGTCCAACACGCCTTCTCCGCGAGTTGGTCCCTCAGCGCGGACTTTATCCACGAGCAGGGCAACCACGGCTACCGCGCCTACAGTTACACTGGCGGAACGAACTTATTCACGCCCCAGCTTCCACTTAACGATCCTGACCAGACAACTTACGTCCCGGACGTCAACGTATTCCACTCCGACAATCGTTCGAGTTACAACGGCCTGCTCATTCACCTACAAGGGAATATGAGTCGAAAGCTGAGCCTGGTCGCAAACTACACCTTCTCCAAGGCTGAGACGTGGGGCTGTGTTCTCGGCGAGCTCTTCGATTATGTGAATGGGGTCTGCGATCCCCTCAACGCATTCGGGCCCGGCGACTACGGCCCATCAGGCGAAGATGTGCGCAATCGCGCTGTTCTCGCCTTCACCTGGTATGCCCCGGCGGGTTTTCAAGTTAGCACCTTGTCGCAGGCGGAGAGCGCTCGTCCCTTCACCATCACCACCGCCGACAACAGCGGACGCATCGCGGTCAACGGAACGCCCACCTCGCTCGACGAGTTCCGCGCCACTCCTTATATCCAGACCGACCTGCGCGTCAGCCGCTCCATCCGCCTGAGCGACCGCTGGACCGTCATGCCCTTTGCCGAGTTCTTCAATCTATTCAACCGTAACAATCCCGGTGCGAACTACGTCACCAACGTTGCGTCGCTGCCTGTCCCTTCGGCGCAGGCCCAGGCCGGCAATGTCAGTGACATTTGCACCAATTCTGATTGCACCGCGACCGAGCCTATCACCAGCCTCAAGCAGCTTGGCGTGTCAGCCGGAGCGTTGGGCGACTTCTTCGGTGCTGGGACTACTGTGGGAATTCCTTTTGCCGCGCAATTAGGTGTCAGGTTGAGCTTTTAG
- a CDS encoding PEP-CTERM sorting domain-containing protein has product MITTKRSLQALFCLGFTLLVSISCKADIISATSSRLNVAQVGPVTNGLVNFTNWNPGGCGGVSPCIVGASIIPITLFEDVSTSSITFTYGSDFDFDYASTGPGDRLILRYLLPPQGLDLNLGITGASLYLTGPPQGIPDIGIPPSSGLSSCPSDNPNTGNYCYSFDQDLTGSSGSNFANVSLPYKTAGLDEVDIYLAVQDLNPNGGTFTITQDAVNIAPEPSSFILLGSGFVGVAGLMRRRVKHLRANNQ; this is encoded by the coding sequence ATGATCACTACAAAAAGATCGTTGCAAGCACTCTTCTGTCTGGGCTTCACCCTACTAGTAAGTATCTCTTGTAAAGCAGACATTATCTCGGCGACGAGCTCAAGGCTCAACGTCGCCCAAGTCGGACCGGTGACAAACGGTTTAGTAAATTTCACGAACTGGAACCCAGGAGGCTGTGGCGGAGTAAGCCCATGCATCGTTGGTGCTTCTATCATCCCCATCACGCTCTTTGAGGATGTCAGCACATCCAGCATCACCTTCACCTACGGCTCGGACTTCGATTTCGACTACGCATCAACCGGACCAGGCGATCGTCTGATCCTCCGATATCTGCTTCCACCCCAGGGCCTTGATTTGAACTTGGGAATCACGGGAGCGTCGCTCTATCTCACCGGGCCACCGCAAGGCATTCCGGATATTGGGATACCTCCGTCTTCTGGTCTTTCCTCGTGCCCTTCGGACAATCCAAACACTGGAAACTACTGTTACTCCTTCGATCAAGATCTGACAGGAAGTAGCGGCAGCAACTTCGCCAATGTCTCGTTACCTTACAAGACTGCCGGCTTAGACGAGGTCGACATCTATCTTGCAGTTCAGGATCTAAATCCGAATGGCGGCACCTTTACAATTACTCAGGATGCCGTAAACATCGCCCCGGAGCCATCGAGTTTCATTCTGCTAGGGAGTGGGTTCGTTGGAGTGGCAGGCCTGATGCGCCGTCGTGTGAAGCACCTCCGAGCCAACAATCAATAA
- a CDS encoding glycosyltransferase 87 family protein, producing the protein MQKLTDPLRSRMPVLVAVITIATFLCIGTYTRGNVAAAWKMMQIPSTNPLFADTITVTNSIDCLLAGQNPYKVGSFDPFQRLYNYPPIWLKARYLGITSRSTNLVGTMLALSTIAACLLLFRTKTWVSALIVFFALTSKATLFLVERGNIDQLIFFLLVFGFFLIDRQRAELKSLFTGILVGVLTVLKIYPVVTAVVFIRNRNGFMKTLLVAVLSIAALIVTAGHSLPVVLSNTPRDSQWSFGAFPFFMAIGSHSIFASVPPVFRHRVVASLGGVALGALSLVAAFIYRDRVDQFFPQLDFDHARGRLAISGLAIFCFVFVSGASYNYRLIFLLGILAYLVEDIDNGTTRRSVPTAILLVLLMWGSFSLSMFREILDGLTFVLATAWLGTSLIPYAWKRADISAIGTQITLTESN; encoded by the coding sequence GTGCAGAAGTTGACGGATCCCTTGCGTTCAAGGATGCCTGTCCTGGTCGCAGTTATAACGATTGCAACCTTTTTATGCATCGGCACTTATACTCGGGGAAACGTGGCGGCTGCCTGGAAGATGATGCAGATCCCTTCAACCAACCCACTTTTTGCAGATACTATAACCGTTACCAACTCCATTGATTGCCTTCTCGCTGGCCAGAACCCATACAAGGTGGGCAGCTTTGACCCTTTCCAGCGCCTCTATAACTACCCTCCCATCTGGCTCAAGGCGCGATATCTCGGTATCACCTCGCGCTCGACAAATCTGGTTGGAACGATGCTGGCGCTTAGTACGATCGCTGCTTGCCTGCTCTTATTTCGCACAAAGACATGGGTGAGCGCACTCATCGTCTTCTTCGCTCTGACATCGAAGGCCACCCTGTTTCTTGTGGAGCGTGGCAACATAGACCAGCTGATTTTTTTTCTGCTCGTCTTCGGCTTCTTTTTAATCGACCGGCAGCGAGCCGAACTGAAATCCCTCTTCACTGGTATCCTGGTTGGCGTTTTGACCGTACTGAAGATCTATCCTGTCGTGACCGCTGTCGTCTTCATCCGCAATCGAAACGGTTTCATGAAAACGCTTCTGGTCGCAGTGCTTTCCATTGCAGCTCTCATAGTCACAGCCGGACATAGCCTTCCCGTCGTGTTGTCAAATACACCGCGAGATTCACAATGGTCCTTTGGGGCATTTCCCTTTTTCATGGCAATAGGTAGCCATTCCATTTTCGCTTCCGTCCCACCCGTATTCCGCCATCGTGTTGTCGCTTCACTTGGAGGAGTCGCCCTCGGCGCCCTGTCGCTGGTTGCTGCATTCATCTACCGCGATCGAGTCGACCAGTTCTTTCCGCAGCTTGATTTCGACCATGCCAGAGGCCGTCTCGCCATCTCTGGTCTTGCGATCTTTTGTTTCGTCTTTGTCTCAGGTGCAAGCTACAACTATCGCCTCATTTTCCTCTTGGGTATACTGGCATATCTTGTCGAAGACATCGACAACGGCACCACTCGGCGCTCCGTGCCTACAGCCATTCTCCTTGTTCTTCTCATGTGGGGATCCTTCTCTTTGTCTATGTTTCGTGAGATTCTCGACGGGCTGACCTTCGTGTTGGCGACTGCATGGCTGGGCACCTCGCTTATACCTTATGCTTGGAAACGAGCCGACATTTCTGCAATTGGTACTCAAATCACGCTAACCGAATCGAATTAG
- a CDS encoding outer membrane protein produces the protein MFKYLATSMCVLLLATISKAQTSYPKFEIPVDFSFVNVHPDLPAITSFNVFGGGAAGVYNFASFIGIKADFQFYTQGTSVRNTLEHDGFPPGKLSANLTTYMFGPQFKKHSGKLQPFGEALFGTAHSNEFAQILEDEGITNKSSADSAFAMEFGGGVDYAIIPYVELRPVEVDYLLTRFGVNGTPYTGNQNNFKYSAGVNFQFGGK, from the coding sequence ATGTTTAAATATCTAGCGACCAGCATGTGCGTCCTGTTACTTGCCACGATCTCGAAGGCTCAAACGAGCTATCCGAAGTTTGAGATTCCTGTGGATTTTTCCTTCGTTAATGTTCATCCTGATCTCCCTGCAATCACCAGCTTCAATGTCTTCGGCGGTGGTGCAGCAGGCGTCTACAACTTCGCATCGTTCATTGGGATCAAAGCCGACTTCCAGTTCTACACTCAAGGCACCAGCGTGCGGAACACGCTCGAACATGACGGCTTTCCACCGGGCAAGCTTAGCGCAAACCTCACTACCTATATGTTCGGACCGCAGTTTAAAAAACATAGCGGCAAACTCCAGCCATTCGGCGAAGCGCTTTTTGGTACCGCGCATAGTAATGAGTTTGCGCAGATCCTCGAGGACGAGGGCATCACGAACAAGAGCAGTGCGGACAGTGCCTTCGCGATGGAGTTCGGCGGCGGCGTGGATTACGCGATCATCCCCTACGTGGAGCTTCGCCCAGTTGAGGTCGACTACCTGCTAACCCGCTTTGGAGTTAACGGAACCCCTTATACCGGAAATCAGAACAACTTCAAATATTCGGCGGGCGTCAATTTTCAATTCGGTGGCAAATAG